The following proteins are encoded in a genomic region of Tachysurus fulvidraco isolate hzauxx_2018 chromosome 22, HZAU_PFXX_2.0, whole genome shotgun sequence:
- the eif4g1a gene encoding eukaryotic translation initiation factor 4 gamma 1a isoform X3 has product MNKPPQPITGPPSVPHPAPSPGLTSAVYPPGQPTSVVFATPPPPMNSAPQPRQSYYPRGNLQSNAPRVATNNPPRPVPPPHVYPSSSQMVMIPQQQLQFPPNSQGHAYFIQSGQYRAPYVHQTQQYSVASAPAGFYPGTNPDYSSTYEAALGARERRGGGGRGAVRENSRLSHHAVPLTSHRYSAGAYYPTQAQYQPSVPTAPVMMNPTQQQQAPPPQQQAPPPQHKRERKQIRIRDPNQGGRDITEEIMSGGRTTSTPTPPHSVGAEVSCAQTNGESATPAAAAPVVRLDDCVRSSSPAASDSTPPPRSDPSPEPKSVPDVLAAPEVPVPPGQSEDAVSEPSPSSSPAPTVLPPEPTPSDSVDAPEPPETKKEEEEEPSVTSAEQLCFENTEPEKEAEPCVEMPLPDSNTPPPEEDTPPVAAAATNGETESHEFVPTPPPTAVPAPETELVPVTNGLPQEPEELQDEKLEAEPEALAEPEVQETDAKTSASVEEEEEEGRVEEELTPAEETTMQAVLPMPKKKKLKKSDLNNKVVGDVLDAYKETEEKDLVPEPVLIEVQPSEPRSAASPSPEETDETWEEKEDKLDTENVEPDTGKSVEQKYQYKEEHWKPINPEEKKQYDREFLLRFQFISASMHKPEGLPHITDVVLDKANKTPLRPLDPSRLINCGPDFTPSFANLGRAPPGAGRGPPPGPRRSQQGQRKEPRKIIASMSLNDDVQLNKAEKAWKPGVKKPRGDEDDPENIKTQDLFRRVRGVLNKLTPQMFQQLMKQVTELTIDTEERLKGVIDLIFEKAISEPNFSVAYANMCRCLMGLKVPTTDKPVATVNFRKLLLNRCQKEFEKDKDDDEIFEQKQKELDAAAEEEVRQQLKVELEEAKDQARRRSLGNIKFIGELFKLKMLTEPIMHDCIVKLLKNHDEESLECLCRLLSTIGKDLDFEKAKPRMDQYFQQMEKIIKERKTSSRIRFMLQDVLDLRKNNWVPRRGDLGPKTIDQIHKEAELEQHREQIKVQQQLLSKKDSSRGRGGRMNQPQDEGWNTVPISKNRPIDTSRLSKITKPGALDFNNQLLAPGGKGSWGSWGKGSSGGTGAKPSTEQDAGRPATSTLNRFSALQQSGPSSTSSSSSQDSERRVPQRTSSSRDRSERDRFDRLDRRDSREDRDRGLDRTRVPITKRSFSRESEDRSRGGDVRRVSSMTDERERGSRDRTASRETAGNEKVKSETTSMPPPPPPAPSKPALSEEEVEKKSTAIVEEYLHINDLKEAVQCVKELNSTSVLFVFVRNAVESTLERSTIAREHMGLLLHKLISTGILPPDQYFKGLQEILEVADDMAIDIPHIWLYLAEIITPMLQDGGISMGSVFREVAKPLLSIGKAAVLLVHILNLLCKGLTHKKVGALWLDAGLNWKDFLPEDEDVNKFVTEQKVEFTLGEEPEKPGKKELSAEELSKNLDRLIQDKTNNQRIHDWVEANLDEQQMTSSLFIRALMTSVCQAAIICENPYKVDVEQVTQRAKLLQKYLVDEQKELQALYALQALMVRLEQPANLLRMFFDTLYDEDVIKEEAFYKWEFSKDPAEQVGKGVALKSVTAFFTWLREAEDESDNS; this is encoded by the exons ATGAATAAACCGCCTCAGCCTATCACAGGACCGCCCTCTGTTCCTCACCCCGCCCCCTCTCCAGGATTGACGTCG GCTGTTTATCCCCCTGGTCAGCCCACCTCTGTTGTTTTTGCCACTCCACCTCCACCAATGAACTCTGCACCACAACCCAGACAG tCGTATTACCCCCGGGGCAATTTACAGAGTAACGCCCCACGAGTGGCTACTAATAACCCGCCCCGCCCCGTCCCGCCCCCTCATGTCTACCCCTCGTCTTCGCAGATGGTAATGATCCCACAGCAGCAGCTCCAGTTTCCGCCCAACTCCCAGGGCCACGCCTACTTCATCCAGTCAGGACAG TACCGTGCGCCGTACGTTCACCAGACGCAGCAGTATTCAGTGGCCAGCGCCCCAGCAGGCTTCTACCCAGGAACCAACCCAGACTACAGCTCCACGTATG AGGCCGCTCTGGGAGCGAGGGAGAggcgggggggtggggggagagGCGCGGTTCGAGAGAACAGCCGTCTCTCTCATCACGCCGTTCCTCTCACCTCCCACCGCTACTCCG CTGGAGCATATTATCCTACTCAAGCTCAGTACCAGCCTTCAGTGCCCACTGCGCCTGTTATGATGAACCCCACCCAGCAGCAACAGGCCCCACCCCCTCAGCAGCAAGCCCCACCCCCTCAGCACAAAAGGGAACGAAAACAG attagAATACGAGACCCTAATCAGGGAGGACGTGACATCACAGAAGAGATCATGTCTGGAGGAAGGACCACGTCTACACCCACACCTCCGCAT TCTGTAGGAGCCGAGGTCAGTTGTGCCCAGACGAACGGTGAGAGTGCGACTCCTGCCGCTGCTGCCCCGGTGGTCCGACTCG ATGATTGTGTGAGGTCCTCAAGCCCTGCAGCTTCTGACTCCACCCCCCCGCCTCGTTCAGATCCTTCCCCTGAGCCTAAATCCGTCCCAGACGTCCTCGCTGCTCCGGAGGTTCCTGTTCCTCCAGGACAAAGTGAAGACGCCGTGTCAGAACCTTCTCCCTCCTCGTCTCCCGCTCCTACGGTTCTTCCTCCGGAGCCCACGCCAAGCGACAGTGTGGACGCCCCTGAGCCACCCGAaacaaaaaaggaggaagaggaggagcctAGTGTCACCTCTGCAGAGCAGCTGTGCTTCGAGAACACGGAGCCTGAAAAGGAGGCGGAGCCATGCGTAGAAATGCCACTTCCTGACTCCAACACGCCACCACCTGAGGAGGACACGCCCCCTGTAGCCGCAGCAGCCACCAATGGGGAGACAGAATCCCACGAGTTTGTACCCACCCCACCGCCCACAGCCGTGCCCGCTCCTGAGACCGAGCTCGTCCCGGTGACCAACGGTCTGCCTCAGGAGCCCGAGGAACTGCAAGACGAGAAACTCGAGGCAGAACCCGAGGCACTCGCTGAACCCGAGGTTCAGGAAACCGATGCAAAAACCTCTGCATCTgtagaagaggaggaagaagagggcAGAGTGGAGGAAGAGCTCACTCCTGCTGAGGAGACGACTATGCAAG CTGTTCTGCCCATgccaaagaagaagaagctgaagAAAAGCGATCTGAATAACAAAGTGGTCGGAGACGTTTTGGACGCGTATAAAGAG ACGGAGGAGAAGGACCTTGTTCCTGAGCCGGTTCTCATTGAGGTCCAGCCCTCAGAGCCTCGTTCTGCTGCCTCTCCGTCCCCCGAGGAGACAGACGAGACGTGGGAGGAAAAGGAGGATAAACTGGACACGGAGAACGTCGAGCCTGATACGGGCAAATCCGTGGAACAGAAATACCAGTAtaaagagg AGCACTGGAAGCCCATTAATCCAGAGGAGAAGAAGCAGTACGATCGTGAGTTCCTGCTGCGCTTCCAGTTCATCAGTGCCAGCATGCACAAACCCGAGGGCCTTCCACACATCACAGATGTGGTTCTGGACAAG GCCAATAAGACACCGTTGCGGCCGTTGGATCCGAGCCGTCTGATTAATTGCGGGCCTGATTTCACGCCTTCGTTCGCTAATTTGGGCAGAGCGCCTCCTGGAGCAGGACGAGGACCT CCCCCAGGGCCACGGCGGTCTCAGCAGGGTCAGCGTAAAGAGCCACGCAAGATCATCGCCAGCATGTCGCTTAATGACGACGTGCAACTGAACAAGGCCGAGAAAGCCTGGAAGCCAGGGGTGAAGAAGCCCCGTGGCGACGAGGATGACCCGGAAAATATCAAGACCCAGGATCTGTTTCGAAGAGTGCGCGGTGTCCTAAACAAACTGACGCCGCAGATGTTCCAGCAGCTCATGAAACAGGTCACGGAGCTGACCATCGACACCGAGGAGAGACTCAAAGGAGTCATCGACCTCATCTTCGAAAAAGCCATTTCTGAACCCAACTTCTCCGTCGCTTATGCCAACATGTGCCGCTGCCTTATGGGG CTGAAAGTGCCCACCACTGACAAACCGGTAGCCACTGTGAATTTTCGCAAACTGCTGCTGAATCGCTGCCAGAAGGAGTTTGAAAAGGACAAAGATGATGACGAGATCTTTGAGCAGAAGCAGAAGGAGCTGGATGCTGCTGCAGAG GAGGAAGTCCGCCAGCAGTTAAAAGTCGAGCTGGAGGAAGCAAAAGACCAAGCTCGCCGCCGTTCCCTCGGCAACATCAAGTTCATCGGAGAGCTGTTCAAGCTGAAGATGCTGACCGAGCCGATCATGCATGACTGCATCGTCAAGCTGCTGAAGAACCACGATGAGGAAAGTCTCGAATGTCTCTGCAGACTCCTGTCCACCATCGGCAAGGACCTGGACTTCGAGAAGGCCAAG ccTCGTATGGACCAGTACTTCCAACAAATGGAGAAAattattaaagagagaaaaacatctTCACGGATCCGCTTCATGCTGCAGGACGTGTTGGACCTGAGAAAA AATAACTGGGTTCCCCGGCGAGGTGACCTGGGGCCTAAGACCATTGACCAGATCCATAAAGAAGCCGAACTGGAGCAACACAGAGAGCAGATTAAAGTGCAGCAGCAGCTTCTGTCCAAGAAAGACTCGAGTCGAGGAAGAGGAGGCAGAATGAATCAGCCTCAGGATGAGGGCTGGAACACGGTGCCCATCAGCAAGAACCGGCCCATCGACACGTCCCGCCTCAGCAAGATCACCAAG CCTGGTGCTTTGGATTTCAACAATCAGCTTCTTGCCCCCGGAGGAAAGGGATCATGGGGCAGTTGGGGTAAAGGGAGCAGTGGTGGAACCGGAGCCAAACCCAGCACTGAACAAG ATGCAGGCCGACCGGCAACGAGCACCCTGAACCGCTTCTCGGCTCTTCAGCAGTCAGGACCTTCCTCcacatcctcctcatcctcacagGACTCTGAGCGCAGAGTCCCTCAAAG GACCAGCTCAAGTCGAGACCGCAGCGAGCGAGACCGTTTCGATCGCTTGGATCGCCGGGACAGTCGTGAGGACCGAGACAGAGGGCTGGACAGGACACGAGTCCCCATCACTAAACGCAGCTTCAGCAGGGAGAGCGAGGACCGGTCTCGAGGCGGAGACGTACGCCGTGTGTCCAGCATGACGGACGAGAGGGAACGTGGAAGCCGAGACAGAACCGCCAGCAGAGAGACGGCAGGTAACGAGAAGG TGAAGAGTGAAACGACCTCGATGCCGCCACCGCCACCACCCGCTCCGAGCAAACCGGCCCTGAgtgaggaggaggtggagaagaAGTCCACCGCCATCGTAGAGGAGTATCTACACATCAATGACCTGAAG gagGCAGTGCAGTGTGTAAAGGAGCTGAACAGTACTTCGGTGCTCTTCGTGTTTGTACGTAACGCTGTGGAGTCGACGCTCGAGCGCAGCACCATCGCCCGAGAGCACATGGGACTTCTTCTGCACAAACTAATCAGCACTGGCATTTTACCTCCCGATCAGTACTTCAAAGG GCTTCAGGAGATTCTGGAGGTGGCTGATGACATGGCTATTGACATTCCACACATCTGGCTGTATCTGGCAGAGATCATCACACCCATGCTGCAGGACGGAGGGATCTCCATGGGGTCGGTCTTCAG agaggTGGCGAAGCCGTTGCTGTCGATAGGAAAAGCTGCTGTGCTGCTGGTTCACATCCTCAACCTACTCTGTAAAGGACTG actCATAAAAAAGTTGGTGCCTTGTGGCTCGACGCAGGACTCAACTGGAAGGACTTCCTGCCTGAGGATGAGGATGTTAACAAGTTTGTGACAGAACAG AAAGTGGAGTTTACGCTGGGGGAGGAGCCTGAGAAACCAGGGAAGAAGGAGCTGAGCGCAGAGGAGCTGAGCAAGAACCTCGACCGGTTGATCCAGGACAAGACCAACAACCAGAGGATCCATGACTGGGTGGAG GCAAATCTTGACGAGCAGCAGATGACCTCCAGCTTGTTCATCCGAGCTCTAATGACCTCTGTGTGCCAAGCGGCCATCATCT GTGAGAACCCATATAAGGTGGATGTGGAGCAGGTCACCCAAAGGGCCAAGCTGCTGCAGAAGTACCTGGTGGATGAGCAGAAGGAGCTGCAGGCACTCTACGCTCTCCAGGCTCTCATGGTGCGACTGGAGCAACCGGCCA atttgCTGCGGATGTTCTTTGACACGCTGTATGATGAGGACGTGATTAAGGAGGAAGCGTTCTACAAGTGGGAGTTCAGTAAAGACCCGGCCGAGCAGGTGGGAAAAGGCGTGGCCCTCAAATCAGTCACCGCGTTCTTCACCTGGCTCCGAGAGGCAGAGGACGAATCAGATAAcagctaa
- the eif4g1a gene encoding eukaryotic translation initiation factor 4 gamma 1a isoform X7, whose product MNKPPQPITGPPSVPHPAPSPGLTSAVYPPGQPTSVVFATPPPPMNSAPQPRQSYYPRGNLQSNAPRVATNNPPRPVPPPHVYPSSSQMVMIPQQQLQFPPNSQGHAYFIQSGQYRAPYVHQTQQYSVASAPAGFYPGTNPDYSSTYAGAYYPTQAQYQPSVPTAPVMMNPTQQQQAPPPQQQAPPPQHKRERKQIRIRDPNQGGRDITEEIMSGGRTTSTPTPPHSVGAEVSCAQTNGESATPAAAAPVVRLDDCVRSSSPAASDSTPPPRSDPSPEPKSVPDVLAAPEVPVPPGQSEDAVSEPSPSSSPAPTVLPPEPTPSDSVDAPEPPETKKEEEEEPSVTSAEQLCFENTEPEKEAEPCVEMPLPDSNTPPPEEDTPPVAAAATNGETESHEFVPTPPPTAVPAPETELVPVTNGLPQEPEELQDEKLEAEPEALAEPEVQETDAKTSASVEEEEEEGRVEEELTPAEETTMQAVLPMPKKKKLKKSDLNNKVVGDVLDAYKETEEKDLVPEPVLIEVQPSEPRSAASPSPEETDETWEEKEDKLDTENVEPDTGKSVEQKYQYKEEHWKPINPEEKKQYDREFLLRFQFISASMHKPEGLPHITDVVLDKANKTPLRPLDPSRLINCGPDFTPSFANLGRAPPGAGRGPPPGPRRSQQGQRKEPRKIIASMSLNDDVQLNKAEKAWKPGVKKPRGDEDDPENIKTQDLFRRVRGVLNKLTPQMFQQLMKQVTELTIDTEERLKGVIDLIFEKAISEPNFSVAYANMCRCLMGLKVPTTDKPVATVNFRKLLLNRCQKEFEKDKDDDEIFEQKQKELDAAAEEEVRQQLKVELEEAKDQARRRSLGNIKFIGELFKLKMLTEPIMHDCIVKLLKNHDEESLECLCRLLSTIGKDLDFEKAKPRMDQYFQQMEKIIKERKTSSRIRFMLQDVLDLRKNNWVPRRGDLGPKTIDQIHKEAELEQHREQIKVQQQLLSKKDSSRGRGGRMNQPQDEGWNTVPISKNRPIDTSRLSKITKPGALDFNNQLLAPGGKGSWGSWGKGSSGGTGAKPSTEQDAGRPATSTLNRFSALQQSGPSSTSSSSSQDSERRVPQRTSSSRDRSERDRFDRLDRRDSREDRDRGLDRTRVPITKRSFSRESEDRSRGGDVRRVSSMTDERERGSRDRTASRETAGNEKVKSETTSMPPPPPPAPSKPALSEEEVEKKSTAIVEEYLHINDLKEAVQCVKELNSTSVLFVFVRNAVESTLERSTIAREHMGLLLHKLISTGILPPDQYFKGLQEILEVADDMAIDIPHIWLYLAEIITPMLQDGGISMGSVFREVAKPLLSIGKAAVLLVHILNLLCKGLTHKKVGALWLDAGLNWKDFLPEDEDVNKFVTEQKVEFTLGEEPEKPGKKELSAEELSKNLDRLIQDKTNNQRIHDWVEANLDEQQMTSSLFIRALMTSVCQAAIICENPYKVDVEQVTQRAKLLQKYLVDEQKELQALYALQALMVRLEQPANLLRMFFDTLYDEDVIKEEAFYKWEFSKDPAEQVGKGVALKSVTAFFTWLREAEDESDNS is encoded by the exons ATGAATAAACCGCCTCAGCCTATCACAGGACCGCCCTCTGTTCCTCACCCCGCCCCCTCTCCAGGATTGACGTCG GCTGTTTATCCCCCTGGTCAGCCCACCTCTGTTGTTTTTGCCACTCCACCTCCACCAATGAACTCTGCACCACAACCCAGACAG tCGTATTACCCCCGGGGCAATTTACAGAGTAACGCCCCACGAGTGGCTACTAATAACCCGCCCCGCCCCGTCCCGCCCCCTCATGTCTACCCCTCGTCTTCGCAGATGGTAATGATCCCACAGCAGCAGCTCCAGTTTCCGCCCAACTCCCAGGGCCACGCCTACTTCATCCAGTCAGGACAG TACCGTGCGCCGTACGTTCACCAGACGCAGCAGTATTCAGTGGCCAGCGCCCCAGCAGGCTTCTACCCAGGAACCAACCCAGACTACAGCTCCACGTATG CTGGAGCATATTATCCTACTCAAGCTCAGTACCAGCCTTCAGTGCCCACTGCGCCTGTTATGATGAACCCCACCCAGCAGCAACAGGCCCCACCCCCTCAGCAGCAAGCCCCACCCCCTCAGCACAAAAGGGAACGAAAACAG attagAATACGAGACCCTAATCAGGGAGGACGTGACATCACAGAAGAGATCATGTCTGGAGGAAGGACCACGTCTACACCCACACCTCCGCAT TCTGTAGGAGCCGAGGTCAGTTGTGCCCAGACGAACGGTGAGAGTGCGACTCCTGCCGCTGCTGCCCCGGTGGTCCGACTCG ATGATTGTGTGAGGTCCTCAAGCCCTGCAGCTTCTGACTCCACCCCCCCGCCTCGTTCAGATCCTTCCCCTGAGCCTAAATCCGTCCCAGACGTCCTCGCTGCTCCGGAGGTTCCTGTTCCTCCAGGACAAAGTGAAGACGCCGTGTCAGAACCTTCTCCCTCCTCGTCTCCCGCTCCTACGGTTCTTCCTCCGGAGCCCACGCCAAGCGACAGTGTGGACGCCCCTGAGCCACCCGAaacaaaaaaggaggaagaggaggagcctAGTGTCACCTCTGCAGAGCAGCTGTGCTTCGAGAACACGGAGCCTGAAAAGGAGGCGGAGCCATGCGTAGAAATGCCACTTCCTGACTCCAACACGCCACCACCTGAGGAGGACACGCCCCCTGTAGCCGCAGCAGCCACCAATGGGGAGACAGAATCCCACGAGTTTGTACCCACCCCACCGCCCACAGCCGTGCCCGCTCCTGAGACCGAGCTCGTCCCGGTGACCAACGGTCTGCCTCAGGAGCCCGAGGAACTGCAAGACGAGAAACTCGAGGCAGAACCCGAGGCACTCGCTGAACCCGAGGTTCAGGAAACCGATGCAAAAACCTCTGCATCTgtagaagaggaggaagaagagggcAGAGTGGAGGAAGAGCTCACTCCTGCTGAGGAGACGACTATGCAAG CTGTTCTGCCCATgccaaagaagaagaagctgaagAAAAGCGATCTGAATAACAAAGTGGTCGGAGACGTTTTGGACGCGTATAAAGAG ACGGAGGAGAAGGACCTTGTTCCTGAGCCGGTTCTCATTGAGGTCCAGCCCTCAGAGCCTCGTTCTGCTGCCTCTCCGTCCCCCGAGGAGACAGACGAGACGTGGGAGGAAAAGGAGGATAAACTGGACACGGAGAACGTCGAGCCTGATACGGGCAAATCCGTGGAACAGAAATACCAGTAtaaagagg AGCACTGGAAGCCCATTAATCCAGAGGAGAAGAAGCAGTACGATCGTGAGTTCCTGCTGCGCTTCCAGTTCATCAGTGCCAGCATGCACAAACCCGAGGGCCTTCCACACATCACAGATGTGGTTCTGGACAAG GCCAATAAGACACCGTTGCGGCCGTTGGATCCGAGCCGTCTGATTAATTGCGGGCCTGATTTCACGCCTTCGTTCGCTAATTTGGGCAGAGCGCCTCCTGGAGCAGGACGAGGACCT CCCCCAGGGCCACGGCGGTCTCAGCAGGGTCAGCGTAAAGAGCCACGCAAGATCATCGCCAGCATGTCGCTTAATGACGACGTGCAACTGAACAAGGCCGAGAAAGCCTGGAAGCCAGGGGTGAAGAAGCCCCGTGGCGACGAGGATGACCCGGAAAATATCAAGACCCAGGATCTGTTTCGAAGAGTGCGCGGTGTCCTAAACAAACTGACGCCGCAGATGTTCCAGCAGCTCATGAAACAGGTCACGGAGCTGACCATCGACACCGAGGAGAGACTCAAAGGAGTCATCGACCTCATCTTCGAAAAAGCCATTTCTGAACCCAACTTCTCCGTCGCTTATGCCAACATGTGCCGCTGCCTTATGGGG CTGAAAGTGCCCACCACTGACAAACCGGTAGCCACTGTGAATTTTCGCAAACTGCTGCTGAATCGCTGCCAGAAGGAGTTTGAAAAGGACAAAGATGATGACGAGATCTTTGAGCAGAAGCAGAAGGAGCTGGATGCTGCTGCAGAG GAGGAAGTCCGCCAGCAGTTAAAAGTCGAGCTGGAGGAAGCAAAAGACCAAGCTCGCCGCCGTTCCCTCGGCAACATCAAGTTCATCGGAGAGCTGTTCAAGCTGAAGATGCTGACCGAGCCGATCATGCATGACTGCATCGTCAAGCTGCTGAAGAACCACGATGAGGAAAGTCTCGAATGTCTCTGCAGACTCCTGTCCACCATCGGCAAGGACCTGGACTTCGAGAAGGCCAAG ccTCGTATGGACCAGTACTTCCAACAAATGGAGAAAattattaaagagagaaaaacatctTCACGGATCCGCTTCATGCTGCAGGACGTGTTGGACCTGAGAAAA AATAACTGGGTTCCCCGGCGAGGTGACCTGGGGCCTAAGACCATTGACCAGATCCATAAAGAAGCCGAACTGGAGCAACACAGAGAGCAGATTAAAGTGCAGCAGCAGCTTCTGTCCAAGAAAGACTCGAGTCGAGGAAGAGGAGGCAGAATGAATCAGCCTCAGGATGAGGGCTGGAACACGGTGCCCATCAGCAAGAACCGGCCCATCGACACGTCCCGCCTCAGCAAGATCACCAAG CCTGGTGCTTTGGATTTCAACAATCAGCTTCTTGCCCCCGGAGGAAAGGGATCATGGGGCAGTTGGGGTAAAGGGAGCAGTGGTGGAACCGGAGCCAAACCCAGCACTGAACAAG ATGCAGGCCGACCGGCAACGAGCACCCTGAACCGCTTCTCGGCTCTTCAGCAGTCAGGACCTTCCTCcacatcctcctcatcctcacagGACTCTGAGCGCAGAGTCCCTCAAAG GACCAGCTCAAGTCGAGACCGCAGCGAGCGAGACCGTTTCGATCGCTTGGATCGCCGGGACAGTCGTGAGGACCGAGACAGAGGGCTGGACAGGACACGAGTCCCCATCACTAAACGCAGCTTCAGCAGGGAGAGCGAGGACCGGTCTCGAGGCGGAGACGTACGCCGTGTGTCCAGCATGACGGACGAGAGGGAACGTGGAAGCCGAGACAGAACCGCCAGCAGAGAGACGGCAGGTAACGAGAAGG TGAAGAGTGAAACGACCTCGATGCCGCCACCGCCACCACCCGCTCCGAGCAAACCGGCCCTGAgtgaggaggaggtggagaagaAGTCCACCGCCATCGTAGAGGAGTATCTACACATCAATGACCTGAAG gagGCAGTGCAGTGTGTAAAGGAGCTGAACAGTACTTCGGTGCTCTTCGTGTTTGTACGTAACGCTGTGGAGTCGACGCTCGAGCGCAGCACCATCGCCCGAGAGCACATGGGACTTCTTCTGCACAAACTAATCAGCACTGGCATTTTACCTCCCGATCAGTACTTCAAAGG GCTTCAGGAGATTCTGGAGGTGGCTGATGACATGGCTATTGACATTCCACACATCTGGCTGTATCTGGCAGAGATCATCACACCCATGCTGCAGGACGGAGGGATCTCCATGGGGTCGGTCTTCAG agaggTGGCGAAGCCGTTGCTGTCGATAGGAAAAGCTGCTGTGCTGCTGGTTCACATCCTCAACCTACTCTGTAAAGGACTG actCATAAAAAAGTTGGTGCCTTGTGGCTCGACGCAGGACTCAACTGGAAGGACTTCCTGCCTGAGGATGAGGATGTTAACAAGTTTGTGACAGAACAG AAAGTGGAGTTTACGCTGGGGGAGGAGCCTGAGAAACCAGGGAAGAAGGAGCTGAGCGCAGAGGAGCTGAGCAAGAACCTCGACCGGTTGATCCAGGACAAGACCAACAACCAGAGGATCCATGACTGGGTGGAG GCAAATCTTGACGAGCAGCAGATGACCTCCAGCTTGTTCATCCGAGCTCTAATGACCTCTGTGTGCCAAGCGGCCATCATCT GTGAGAACCCATATAAGGTGGATGTGGAGCAGGTCACCCAAAGGGCCAAGCTGCTGCAGAAGTACCTGGTGGATGAGCAGAAGGAGCTGCAGGCACTCTACGCTCTCCAGGCTCTCATGGTGCGACTGGAGCAACCGGCCA atttgCTGCGGATGTTCTTTGACACGCTGTATGATGAGGACGTGATTAAGGAGGAAGCGTTCTACAAGTGGGAGTTCAGTAAAGACCCGGCCGAGCAGGTGGGAAAAGGCGTGGCCCTCAAATCAGTCACCGCGTTCTTCACCTGGCTCCGAGAGGCAGAGGACGAATCAGATAAcagctaa